ATCTGTTGTGTCTGAACATCTAGTGTTTCAAATTGATGCTCAAATTTATCCATTAGTGCAGATatctattaaaaatatgaatcaaATCAATGACCTGCAGATAACGGAAGAGAAATATATCTGAACTGGCAAAAATAGAATCACACTACAATGAAGGCTGCAAGCAGCTTCTGGAGATCAGAAGCTTGTCCCCCTCCCAACACCAACTCTGAAGCTGATCTAACACTGCCGTTCAGGCAGGTTGGTCAGGGCCCTGTCAAGTCAAGTTCTGAGCATCTCCATTTATGAGGACTTCACAACCAcgttgggcaacctgttccatgATCTACCAACCTCCCTGCAAAACCTTTTCTCTTGATTGGAATTTCCCTTTGTAAAACATGTGTGTCCATTGCCCTTCCTGCTTTTGATGTGCACCTCCAAGAAAAGTAAGTCTATTTACCTTTTCCAAGTTCATGCTCTTCAGCGTGGCGTCCATAGACTTAACTACCCCTGCCATCGACTTCGTTACCTGAAATGAGGTAAAGGAAAAtattgcaaagaaagaaaaatgagcagtTTCTTACCAAGCTCTCTTATCTCTATCCACAGAGTTTCTACAGTATCAAATAGCAGGGCACACACTATTGCCATCTAgaatgccactttttttttttatagctcccACCATTTCAAATTCTATAAATTAACTCTACCACTTGAAATATGCATTCTGAACTGAAATTCACTAACAACTGAGGTGTATACGGCACTAACTTTTGTGGGTCTCGAGACCTGTCAAGTGTTAAGGGATGTATTTGGTATACAGATCACATGGCAGAATAAACTTTCTGGCTGAAGAGCAGTACAGTAGAGCTAAAAAAGATTTCTGGAATCACACGTCCTACATCACGACTTTATGTATTTGGAAGTGGAGCAGTATCTTTGCGAAATAATCTTAACGGTGTAACTGGCAAAACACAGTGCATCCTTAAGAGCACGAAGAGTAACAGCCCACAGAAGTTACCAGCTACAGAACATAGTGGATAGCAATCTACTTCTGAAGAGCAGGTGCCAGGGCGATTCCAGTACCTGATTTACTATTGGCTACATCTGAAACCAAAACTGAAACTTTTCAGCTCATTACAGATAGAATTAAAGTCACTTCTAAGATGATCAGAGGTCTCATACTTGCAACAGATTTGTGAAAACAGACTTACCTTGCCCATTGTCACCGCAGTCTGAACTCTTGCTGCTACAGCATCTACCCTGGCACTCATGCGCAAGAAATTGATGGCTTGATTCTTCTGGCGGATTGCATTTTCTGCGTGTATTCGTGCGACTTCCATGTTACCCTTCTGAATTGcctgttgaaaaaagaaaaaaaaaaaaggcattttaaccTTCCCTGCTCTTGTAAACATGATTTCTGAATAGcctatttcttttttgaagtaaGCATCAATTCATCACATATCTTttctattaaaagagaaaataaaaccctccctcctccccaataTTTCTCAAACTTTTTCAAGATGTGAATCCCTAAATTCTTTCCAAAGAAGGTATCTAGCATGCATTTCAAGTAGAAGGTTTTACAGAGCTACAGAAACATAGTTTTCTCATTCCTGAAAACGTTTTCAGTAGCAAGACCCAAACACGGATACAGTTGGTATGGTTGTATTTCATGGACAAGTACAGTCAAATAAACTTAGTCTCTCTCTTGACTACTTCAAGGActcaaaaactattttaaagttCCTCTTCATAAGCCCTTTTAATACAAGATGATAAACattaagattaaatatttttaactttgagAACAACAATCTGTAGCAAAATACATACAAGACAATTCTCTCCGGAAGCAAATGCCACAAGCTGTACAAGAGGATACACAAGAATGTATCCTCACATTTACTGATGAGTATGGGAAGAGTTATAGTCATGTATTTTAAATCACAAGCACCTACCACAGTATTATTAGCATGCATTCCAGGAAAATGGTAAAACCACCGGATATTTTCTGGCTGTAATATGTAAACAACAGATCTAAAGGGCTTGTTTCAGACCCACTGCTTACCTTCTTAATTTtagctttctcagccttttcttctttgtcGCATTTTTTTGAGTTCCTGTTGAGTTCCTTTGCAGCAAACTTCAAATTAAACAGATGTTCTGCAGCGCAAGTTAAGGGTTCAAGAACCGGATCAATCCTTTCATTGTAGTATTTTGCTCCCCCGTTTGAAGTGCTACCAAACCTAGCGTATACTGTGTTTCCCCATTAGTGATATTAAAACTTGGAAAATGTTACTTAAGTAAGCCCTTGAAATTCACACAATAAGGAGACCTACCAAGCTGCTTTACAATTATAATGCCACTTATCATCTGGGTTCTAAAATGTAAGGCCATAAAAAGTAAGTTCAGATCCCAAACTGGTGCCATTTAACATCAAACCTACTTCAAACTGATAAATACAACAAACCAAACCTCCCCCAAGAGGAACTGAGTGTCTTACTCTACCAGCTACTTTCACTTACACACCCAGAGTCTTGACTCTCAGTGAAATGGAAGTGCGGTTTACTGGCCTGCCTGGAACCTCCCCATccgaaaaaaaaagccactgaggAACAACAGACAAATCATCAGTGTAATAGCAAACTGGCTTGGCTGACCATGGCCAGGCACAAAGCAGGAGGCAGGGCTGCCCTTTCAAGCCACAGCATGATCTGGGGTTTAAATTGCTCATGCAGCTCCTTTACAGAGCAGCCTCCCAGCCCTGGGTCATGTGAGCGATTCTGGGGTCCCCGACAGCTCTGTCATCTGACTTTTGGGGAAAGAATACTTAAGTCAGCaagagaaacttttctttttaaaaagttcaagTCCTGCTTAAGCTGCAAGCTCTAAGAATACAGTAGAACAAGCCTTCATAGTGACTTAGAATGATTGCATTAAACTGTTACTGACAGAGAATAAACTATGTGctgtaaaaataacaattaaaaaaccaTACTCTTAAAATACTGTTGATGAAAGCTTCCAAACAATATCAGTCTTTCTCAAACAAAAAGGAAGTACAAAGCTTTATAGGTTTCTTTCATGCCACCTTTTGATATCCCAAGAGGAAGACACTGCAAGTATTAAGATGCTTAACAGTTAAGTGGAAGCACATGAAGCTAAACATTATGAGGTACTTGAGGTTTCATTAATGTTTCAAGTATATAAATTATTccagaactgtttttttcctttaaagcccAGCCATGCATCTTAGAGCTCTGACAGCAACCTGAAGGCATTAGCAAGTCTGTTGATGTATTTGTTATCCTATCCTATACACATCACAAGCAGGCTACAAACAGGGAACAGCTCTGCCTATACATCTAGGATATCTATTAAGGTAGCTACCAGTAACACTAAAATCGCTGCTTGTATTTATACTTCTTTGCTTTAAAACCTAGGTCACCATCCCTTTCAGCAGCAGTAAGTGTATTGCACTGAGACACAGATTAGGTAATTTACCAAACAGGAAAATACCTTCAGGTTGTTCATTCAAGTATACTTCAGGTCAGAGACCAGAACAACCAGGTAAAACATGACATCACCTATTTACACCAATTACACTGAAACAGCATTTCAGAGCAGTCTATTTTGAAATAACTTCCTCAGTTACTCACTTGGGGCATTTACCTTCGACATTAAAAGAGCTCACCCTGCCACCTCCACAGCTCTTCCATCCCACGACGAGCACGTACTCGCTCCTCCCTTGAAGTGTCCTTCTGGATGTGCCACAACCCAAGCGAAACTGAACTTCCACCACTAACCGTGACTCACAGTCACCTGCTCCAGCACTCCCGTCAGTCCCTACCGTAACAACCGGCAACGCCGAGCACTGCCAGCACATTTCAACCACACCGAGACCTCTGCAATCTCTGAGGCTTTTTTTGCCCCTGCGCGTTAAGGTagtttcatacagaaaaaaagtttaaatttgcCCATAAGGTTCTCTCCGCATGTAACTTCTTTTCAACACCAGGAAACACAGCCGGGTTTGTTCAGCGGACAACGGTCGCTGTTCGGGGGGACAGCTGGCGAGTTAGCCTCGCTGACATCATTCCAGCCTATACACGGCGCTGGATGTATAGCACGTCAGATGTCCCCGGTGCACAATTTGCGCTACTCTACACCGCAAATtgcattttctggcccagggccGCCCCTCCGTGCTCTGCAGCCGCGGGGGAGGTGACACTGCCttccccctcccggccccccagcCAAGGCTGGCTGATCTTGCCTGGGAAAGAGAAACTGAGCTTCCCAttcccttctccatccctgcGCGGAGGGCAATCCCCACGCTCGGGAAGCGCAGCTCCCGCCAGTGTCACACCAACACCGCAGACCCTCCTACTCCGGGAAAATGCCCTCCGAAGGCCTCGGCCCCCctcggggccgccccgcgcccccaccGACCGCCGCGTCCTCCTTCCCACCGCACCCTGTCGCGTCCCGGGGGCTCCTCCCCGGGCGAGGAGGCCTCTCACGCCGCCCCCACCCGCCCCAGAAGCGCCGGCTCTCCGCTCGGCCCGGACCGCACCCAgcccaggccgggccgggccccgcgccgcgccagggcctccccccagcccaggcCGCGGCCCCCACCCCGTGAGGGCCGCCAGCAGCCGGGCCTCCACAAGgaagcgccgccgcccccgcgccgccagccccggcgcGCCAACAGTGACCGGCCGCGGTACCGGCGACCGAGGGGGCGCACGGGCGAGACCCGCGCCCCGAGGATACTCTCCATGTTGGACATGGCGGCGGGCGGCTCCCCGGCCGGCCCGGCGGAGGGAAGCGGAGCGGGCCCGACGCTGCTGCCGGCGCTCGCCCCCTCGCTCGGCGCTGCCGCGGCTCCGGCTtccgcccaccccgccccgcgaCGCGCAGCcgcgccggggcagggggcgcGCATGCGCGCGGCGCCGCGCGTCACGTGGCGCGCGGGTGTGCGTGCGCGGCCGTTAGTCCCCTCAGCGCGCCTCGCCCGCCTCGGGCTGCGCGGCGGCTCCCGCGGCTCCTCGCCCTCCCTCAGCCGGCTCTGTCAGCTCCCCCGCCgccagcaccggcaccgggggAGCGCCGGGCTGTGCCGCTTCTGGCCTGGACGGGCAGGGCGCtcgcggggcgcgggggcccggGCTCGGCCGGCTGAGGGGTGGGGTGGAAGGCCCCCGAGGGCCTCAGCAGCTGTATGCCTCCTCTAAGGAGGACTCTCATTTATTGTGTTATATGTTGGCAACAGCGTAACTTTATGCACAGACCTCTTCTAAGACAAAGACCCCCACGCAAACCCCACTTctctaaaagagaaagaacaaaatgaCAGCAGCATTCATCATATCTAATAAACTGTTCCACACCcggaaaagagtgaaaaaaaattgaatttactGGGAGATAGAACATAATCATAGGAACAGAACTTCCAAAAACGAAGTTCTCGGGCGTATCGCTAGCTGAAGGGCTTTTTTCACCCTTCAAATCACTTTATGAGAATGTATTTCTGATTGCCTCCAGCTGTTaattaaataactatttttaacAGGATGAAGTAAAATGAATACTTCTAGTAAAAAGTTAAATATCCTAGTTAgatacaaaatacaaattatatgttctaagatgtaatttttttctcattgccttttatttctttagatAAGTAGGGCTAGAGTCTCACCTGCTGGCGTTCCAAACGGCACGCCAGCCATTTACAGCAACCGAGGAGTTGGACTCTAATCTTATATGACACTAGAAGACCTCTTGAGTCAATCATTTATTAACTTTCAGCTAACCGTAAGGTAAATCTCCAGGTCTGTCCCTGTCCCAGAACACTGGGGTAGTTAATAAATCTCTCGGTATCATTCCCAGAAGCACAGTTGCCATCACTACTGTTTGACTCTCATCTCATCTGGCAGCGGCAAATGGGAAAAAATCAGCTACCTGGTGATGGAAAGTGCTACAGTCTTGACACCCCACCTCTGAGAAGTGTCATAAGCTTAATTTCTGGTAACACTTGACTTAATTCAAAACTGACAGCTACTCAGTCTGAGTTCGATATACTCATACCGAACATGTTCTGCTCCCTAACTTTTCCATGGTCAGACCTTGCTTGCCACAGGGTAAATGTAACAATGGTTCTCAGCGTTAAATGCACCGTATTTTAGAGGAGTGTAGCTTGCAGTGAGACTTAGGCCaagatgtttttctcttcaaGAGCTGGTCTTCCATGCAGGATTTTAGGTTTCATTCATCATTTAATTTAGATGAAATAAACTGTCAGActagggctttttttctttaacaaatctTAGCTAGCTAACATAACTAGATTAATCCTGCTAAAACCCGAAGAACATTCTTGCTGGTTTATTGACTGATTCACTTTGAGTGCCATTAGCCTTCAGAAAAGGGAAGCGACTGCATTTTTCAAGTGGAATGTATAAAACTCTTTATAGTGTACAAATAGTCCTTGTTAATGCAAAGTCATCTGTTTGTTACATAGATAGATACtaagattctgatttttcttccaaactgaGTATAGTCTTTTAATGTCTTAGGGCTGGTGATTGGAAGCTGTTAGAAGCGGTGAAAATCGGACAATGCTAAGAAGGTTGATCTTCATTACTTCTGTCAGAGGAGGCTTTCTTCGGATACCAGAACGctttggaaaaaatgcagatttattaCTTCATAGCTAGCTAAGCTTTCAAACATGAAATCACGTTTTTTCATCGTGAGAATGAACTTATCTCTCAGTCCTAAACATGGGTATCTATATTCTTCATAAATAGGGTGTTCAGAAAAGGTATTGGAACCAGAAGTTTAATCCTGCTTTATGGTAATTcaagtctgtatttatttattaggaTCAATCTGTGTGTCTTTTGAATTCTTGATATAGTGAATAGGATTTCTTAGGTATGCCTATAAGTGTTATTTAGCTGTTGCTTTTTGGGAAGCAAGCAGAAATAAATTTGGGAAGACAGCAGGAATAAATCACTTCCTTCATTTTGTTGGTGAAAACACCATACAAAACCATTTATAAATGAAAACCTTTCATTCCTGGAGTTGGGGCCAGAACACGAAGTTTGAGATTGGGTCAAGGAGTCCGGAGGACTTCCCTAACGTACCTTCGTACGTGAAGGTGGGAGCTCCTGGACGGGCAGCGCAGGAGCGATGGCCCCGCAGGCTGGTCACGGGCACAGCAGCACTAGGAAAGGCAGCTCGCTTGCTGCATTTTTAATACTGTGTTCTGCTGAAGCACCTCAGGCAAAACCCTGCCAATAAGTGATGTATCTAAACTGACAGCTTCCTCATTTACCCCCACTGTGCGAAATTCATATATGATAGCTTGTAGATACGGTAATAATGTAGGAGTACTTATAGCAAATGAACTGTAATAAGTGTGGCAGAAGGCACTTTTGAGCAAAGCTAGTAACAGTAATTATTCCAGCTTGTGTCTCGGGAGTCTGAATTCATAATGATAAAGATTGCTGAATCCTGACAGTAAAAGCTTTGAAATACCTACCGGTGACAGACGCGGTGACTAGCAGCTGCACTGCTCTGTGGTTTTGACGGGAGAGGTCTATGTAAAGTACCTTTCCAGGAGATGGGAAAAGACGCAATTATGGTGTATGATTTTCTGGATCTGATCCACGTTGGTAGGTAATTCTCAATACCACGAGTTCACAGAAGCAAGTAGTATTGTCTGTGGTTTTAAAACCAAATCTGGGGAGAGATGTAGCAGAGATTTAACGTATTTAATAGTGAACTAACTGTGAGCAGACTGCTCCTGTGTGAACAGTCCTACTGAAATCAACCTCCTAGAAGCTTGCACAATGATTCTCATGAGTAATAGTTGCTTAAATGAATAAGGTTTTCCAGGGTCAGAAACAGACACTAGATCATAGAATATCCACATTTTTTTCTATGATGTTACTGGAACTCCTTAATTAGAACATGATTTGGAGGTGGCAGCAACATTAGATAGGAACTATTAGAGTGATCATCTGCTTTGAAAAAAGAGGATTCATTTCAGTGAGGTCAAAGAGAAGTAAAACTGACCTAATTACCCACAACAATGTTAGAGAACAAACCAGCAAAAACTGCTCAGAAATAGGAGCATATAATGTTTTACCTCAATCAAACCTGAAAAAGTATAAATCAGGTTCACACAGCTGACACAGGAGGGAGCCAACTAGGCTACAACCTCTTCAGCGCTGCTCAGGACATAAGCTAACAGAGCCAAATTCAACTTAAATCCCTCTTCCCTTTTGAGTGCCGAAAAACTGTCCTTCTGGCGATGGgcccctctctgtctttcccattttCTTGAGAACAAACCTCCTGCAAACCTGAGCAGTTACAAACCAATGCACGCCaactgctttccttccttttctcttacGTTGTTCATGGCAGCAGAGGTAACTTGGACGCTATTTCATACCCTTCGTCTGACATCCTGCTTGGGCAttagaaggaaaaccaaaggcaggagggagaggacttTATGGACGACCCCATGAAATCAGTCTGTTTGCCTCTGACTTTGCTGCTAGCTTCCCCTATTAAAGAGCCAGAGTAAATTTAGAAAGATATAATCAGCCTATGAAATCCTTGCAGATCAAAAACCGTGTTAGTACCATGACACCAGTAGTAGTGAAGATGTTCTTTGAAAGCTGGATGTTAGTTCAAGTGAAATTTAACATCACAGAGTTCAGAGGGCTGGTCAGTTGATAAGCTTAACCAGGTATAGCACCTATGAAAAATTGGAAATTACTGCTTTCTAACGTCTAGAGAAAGTAGCCTTTTTTGGACTCATGCtatcatttatttcattttttggaaaaaaccctttaaaTAGCTGGAGGATTGTAAATGAAATATTGCCAATGAGGCTCAGTCGTTGCCATGGCAATATTGTGGTTGTGGTTGTGTCacaagaaaaatagattttattgctTTGCAATTACTTGGTCGGCTATATGTCAGTATACACTATGTGAAGTACTAGGGTTTCGGCTGACTCAAAGGGAGATGCGTTTCACCCCAGGCACCACGTTGTTTAAGTATAGTTATGCTAGAGTACAGCATTCAACTGCAAAAATGAACGCTTTAGGTGGTCTCCGCTCTCTCATCCACCTATTATTTTTGAGCTTATCTGCAGATTCTTCTTCTGGCTTATTCTCTACAGAGTCCTGGTGCTTTAACAAGATTAAACTGCAGAGCAGATTTTAAGGATTATTGACCTGTTTATTATCAAATCCTATCAGTGTTGCAGTGATTAAGAGACAAGCAGCATTACTAGGGAAAtacagtttatattttttttaactgacatgCATCACTGAATTTTCATGACTGAAAAACCATAAAGAAATTTGGAAGAGACACATTATCCAGCACTTATCTTCAGCAGCCTGAGTTAAATATCTTGTCTACTGTGGGTGCAGATGTAGAGACATACCAAGATGTTAGTAAAGATTGCAatgaaacatgtattttatatatttgtaaacatttttgtTACAATAACGTACTGAAAGtacattaaaatgtataaattgCATATTCTCTGCATGCTTTCATTTGAAATTTACTATTTCATGGAGAAGGGAATAAATACTGCTGGGTAAATTATATCAACTGAGACTTCTTAAAATGCTGATCTTGCAGCTTGGGGGAATCTGCAGATACACAGTCCAGTGCCATTGCCAGGAGCGTGGGGATAGTTCTGATCTCCATTTCACCTGGACATTCCTGCAGGAAATTGGCCGTGGAAGAGGCAGAGTTTGAACCATTTTGGTTCTACGCTTTAAAGGTCCAAGTGCAGGGATTGACGTGAGGGGAGCAGAACTCTTCATTGCATAAGAAGACAGGGAGACTCCGTCCCCCAGTTCTTGCTAGCAGCTGCTACCTCCTCTCCGCTCCTCCTTGGCTCGCGGGGAGGGAACCCCATCCAATTCCAGTCTGCTCTGGTGGATACATTTTCCTTCAGCAAAAATGGGGCAGCTTCTGTTTCTCCTTGCACTGCTGTAAACCAAAGGTAATTCCATTGCTGCCATTGCAGCTGGAGTGTTTGCACAAACGCTACAGGGTTGGGGATCTGCTTCTGGATTTCATAACCATtgaaggttttcattttttttttttaattaattggagATCCAAGTGAAAACCCAGTGCTTAGGAGACAGTAAGAACTCTGTGTCGTAGCAGGATAGCAGTGTGGTGCTGCTTTTCCAGGTTAAAAGGTTGGAAGGGGACTGGAAGAAGCAAGTATGTCTTAAATGCCCAGTCTTCCGTGAAAGATCCAGTGAATGCAAACTCTTTCAGTTGTGTTATCACTTTGATTCAATTTACTCCCTTGGCACAGCCCGCTTGCACTGCAGACTGCTGCAAGAAGACTCACAGCTTCTCTTCCATCCTCTTTCTCTTAGCAGCATCCCTGATGCCAGGTGTGGAAGGGAAATGGCCCTACTTTGCCAAGTTTTACCACAGTATAAATGCCTTGTATATAATATACCGAAACAAAATACCTGTGCTGTGCAGCTATGTTGCCTTTGGGCTTTTCCAGTTCAGCTCCATTTTAGTCACTCCTCACCTGGCCAGAAGCTGTATTTTGGGCGCAGAGTGAGACATCACTTGACGGTCTCTCAGTGCTAAGACCCTCCAGCCCGTCTCATCTAGGAAAAAGGAATAGTGATAATTCTGACATTTGAGTCACTTATTTGGCATCTGAATGACCTCCTGTTTGAAATGAATAAAGCTGTTGACTAATCTCTGAACTATCGGTACAGACTCTCTGCCTCCATAAAATGAGGAGGAGTTTGCTGTATCCTGTGGTTTTGAAAGATGAAGATGCAGTTTTTGGCTTTTTCCAgccaataaaattttaaacaaattggTTTACCTTACTTCAAACGAATCATAAAATTCCAGTACTGACTGCTTACTTCTCATTTGGCTGAAATCACCCTGCACAGCCACTATTTCTGAatgctttcctcctgctttttgcatttgaattctTGATATGTCCATTTTAGAACCTCAGCCATTTTGTACTCTTGAGTTACCTACTCTCAATTCTCAAACCTCTTCCAAAAGAAGCAATTTAAAGTCTACCTCCTGCTTCCTTCCCTCACCTCCCCTCCTACACAATCTCCATCTCATCTTTGATgcagcaaacatttatttttccttagatTTTATTGAGTTGTGAATTAGATGTTGCTCCCTCCATAGCACTTTGGAGAAATAAAAGTAAGCTGTACAAGAGGATGAGCTAGAAAAGAAGTGAACTGAAAATATGaccaaaaaatcagaattattaaATAAGAGTGCTGAAGAACTACAGTAGAATTCAATTTCCATACACGATGGAGGTATATGGATTTGCCATTTTAACGCATACACTTACAGGTGGTGGTGGCTTTCAGGACAGGAATGAGGCAATGAGGTTTAAAACATTCATTACAT
The Calonectris borealis chromosome 13, bCalBor7.hap1.2, whole genome shotgun sequence genome window above contains:
- the CHMP1B gene encoding charged multivesicular body protein 1b; this translates as MSNMEKHLFNLKFAAKELNRNSKKCDKEEKAEKAKIKKAIQKGNMEVARIHAENAIRQKNQAINFLRMSARVDAVAARVQTAVTMGKVTKSMAGVVKSMDATLKSMNLEKISALMDKFEHQFETLDVQTQQMEDTMSNTTTLTTPQNQVDMLLQEMADEAGLDLNMELPQGQTGSVGTSVASAEQDELSQRLARLRDQV